The following are from one region of the Quercus robur chromosome 1, dhQueRobu3.1, whole genome shotgun sequence genome:
- the LOC126728480 gene encoding copper transporter 6-like translates to MDHGDMPGMGGMPPPPSSSSSSSMNGTAGMHHKMMMHMTFFWGKNAEILFNGWPGTNTGMYVLALAIVFVLSFLIEWLSHCRVTKPGSFTVATGLLQTFLHALRVGLAYIVMLAVMSFNVGVLLVAVAGHTLGFFFFASKIFNKPAAVTGSDLPPMSC, encoded by the coding sequence ATGGATCATGGTGATATGCCTGGCATGGGTGGTatgccaccaccaccatcatcatcatcatcatcatccatgaATGGCACAGCTGGGATGCACCACAAAATGATGATGCACATGACCTTCTTCTGGGGCAAGAACGCAGAGATACTCTTCAATGGTTGGCCTGGCACAAACACTGGCATGTATGTATTAGCCTTGGCTATTGTCTTTGTGCTCTCTTTCCTCATTGAGTGGCTCAGTCATTGCCGAGTGACCAAGCCTGGTTCATTTACTGTCGCGACTGGTTTGCTCCAAACCTTTTTGCATGCCTTAAGGGTTGGACTAGCTTATATAGTTATGTTGGCTGTGATGTCTTTCAATGTTGGTGTGCTTTTGGTTGCTGTGGCTGGCCATACTTTGgggttctttttctttgctaGTAAGATTTTCAACAAACCAGCTGCTGTAACAGGATCTGATCTTCCTCCTATGAGTTGTTGA
- the LOC126713965 gene encoding copper transporter 6-like: MHDMESPATPMNDSSGDGIHNMNHNHTNMAMNMNMMHMTFFWGSNAEILFSGWPGTRLGMYVLALIVVFVLSVLAEWFSHCQLIKPGANNVKAGLVQTLMHAIRISLAYIVMLAVMSFNVGILLVAVAGHAIGFLLFGSRVFKDSEMTSSVKTSDLPPMSC, translated from the coding sequence ATGCATGACATGGAGTCACCAGCAACTCCCATGAATGACTCATCCGGAGATGGAATCCACAACATGAACCATAACCATACCAATATGGCCATGAACATGAACATGATGCACATGACCTTCTTCTGGGGTTCCAACGCTGAAATACTCTTCTCCGGTTGGCCCGGCACACGTCTTGGTATGTACGTATTAGCTCTGATAGTAGTCTTCGTGCTCTCAGTGCTCGCTGAGTGGTTCTCTCATTGCCAATTGATCAAACCAGGTGCTAACAATGTTAAAGCCGGTCTTGTTCAGACCCTTATGCATGCAATTCGGATTAGTCTCGCTTATATTGTAATGCTTGCTGTTATGTCTTTTAACGTTGGTATATTACTAGTGGCTGTTGCGGGACACGCAATAGGGTTTTTGCTCTTTGGCAGTCGAGTTTTCAAGGACTCAGAAATGACATCGTCTGTGAAAACTAGTGATCTTCCTCCAATGAGTTGCTGA